The genomic DNA AGGGCGCAGGGGTGAAGCTACGGGTGCTCTGGGTCGGCCGAACACAGGAGGAGTGGGTCCGGCGCGGCATCGAAGAGTATGCGGGACGGATCAGGCGCTATCTTCCCCTGGAGATCTCCGAGGCAAAAGAGGAGAAGGGGTGCCGTGAAGAGGCGGGGCGGGAGCGGGAGTGTGCACGTCTCGAGAAGCTCTTGCCGAAGGGGGCACGGCTGGTTCTCCTGGACGAGCGGGGAAGCCGCCTCACTTCGCCGGAGTTTTCCGCATTCATCGGCAGGCATCGTGACGGTGGCGCTTCGGAACTGGCCTTCGCCGTTGGGGGTGCTTACGGCTTTGCGGAGACGCTCCGAGAACGTGCGGCAGGAGTGATTTCCCTTTCCCCCATGACCTTCACGCACCAGATGGTGCGGGTCTTTCTCCTGGAGCAGATTTACCGCGGCTTCACGATTTTAAACGGGGAGCAGTACCACCATTGACCGGGGGCGGCTAATAGGTTGTTGAAAAACAGCCATCTCGCCACCGTCCTCGAAAGCCGCCTTGTGACTTCGGCCTTTGGCCTCACCCTTCGGGCGCTTAAAGCTGCGGTCCACTTTCACAAGTGAAAGTGTGCGGCGTAGCGCTGCTACACCTCCGCGGGGCTTTCTGCGGGTGCGACGATCTGGCCGTTTTTGAACAACCCTAGTTTTTCCAATGCCTTCTGCCGTCCCGGTTTTTTATTTTGATCCGCTACTGTGACGCAGAGACACGGAGGGGTGGTATAGTTCTCAGAAAGCGAAGATTCAAGATTGGGTTGTTTTCTCTGTGTCTCCGTGCCTCTGTGGCGGAAATCTTTGATTGGAGGAAGTGATGCCGAAAAAACCGCTGCTGCTGATGATCCTTGACGGGTGGGGGATCAATCCCCGAACGGACAACAACGCCATCGCTCTTGCCAATACGCCGAACATGACGCGGCTTTGCGCCGAATATCCCTGCACCGACATCGGTACTTCCGGAATGTCTGTCGGGCTTCCCGAGGGGCAGATGGGGAACTCGGAGGTCGGACATCTCAATGTCGGGGCCGGTCGGGTGGTTTACCAGGATCTGACACGCATCAGCAAGGCGATTGAGGAGGGGGAGTTCTTCCATAACCGGGTGCTCCTGGACTGCATCGCACGCACCAAGGCGGCGGGGGGAAGGCTTCACCTGGCGGGACTTCTCTCCGACGGCGGGGTCCACTCCCACATGACCCACCTCTACGGGCTCCTGGAACTGGCGAAGCGGGAGGGTGTGCGCGAGGTCTTCATTCACTGTCTCCTGGACGGGCGGGATACGCCTCCCAAGAGCGGAGCCGGTTACCTCGGGGACCTGGAGAGGAAGATAGCGGAGCTGGGAGTCGGCAGGATCGCCACGGTGATCGGCCGCTACTATGCCATGGACCGCGACAACCGATGGGAGCGTGTAGCGAGAGCATATGACGCAATCGTTCTGGGGGAGGGCGCCCACGCCACATCGGCCGCTGAGGCCATAGAGCGGAGCTATATGAACGGCATCACCGACGAATTCGTTCATCCTTCGGTGATTACCGGCCCTGACTGCGCCCCCGTCGGCACAGTTTCCGACGGAGACGGCTTCATCTTCTTCAATTATCGCTCCGACCGCGCCCGCGAAATCACCCGCTCTCTTACTGACGGCGGGTTCACCGGATTCGCCCGCGCCCGTTATCCACAGCTTGCTTCCTACGTCTGCATGACCGAGTACGATGAAACGTTCGGTCTTCCTGTGGCGTATCCCCCTGTACAGCTTAAAAACATCTTCGGCGAGGTTATCTCCAAGGCCGGTTTGACCCAACTCCGCATTGCGGAGACGGAGAAATACGCCCACGTGACGTTCTTTTTCAACGGCGGGAACGAGGTCCCCTACCCGGGGGAGGAACGCTGCCTCATCCCCTCACCCAAGGAGGTGGCTACATACGACCAGAAACCGGAGATGAGTGCGTACGCCGTCACCGAGGAACTTCTGCAGCGGCTTGACCGGGACGCTTACGACGTCGTCATCCTCAACTTCGCCAATCCGGACATGGTGGGGCACACGGGGATCATTGAAGCGGCCGTGAAAGCTGTCGAAACCGTGGATCAATGTGTAGGGAGACTAGCGACTAAGGTGTTGGAAAAAGGAGGGCGGGCAATCATAACCTCCGACCATGGCAATGCCGAATGCATGATCGACGATACCGGGGGTCCCCACACTGCTCACACCACCGAGCGCGTTCCACTTATCCTCGTGGATAACCAGCGCAGGGGGGCGCGGCTTCGTCCCGGCATTCTCGCGGACATAGCTCCGACAATGCTGGAACTGCTTGGGCTTCCCCAGCCGCCGGAGATGACTGGAAAGAGCCTCATCGAGGAGTAGTCCGGGTGACTGGGTCCGAGAGGGCTGCTCCGGGGTTGACCTCTTCGGCCTGCTTACGTTATAACAAATGAGACGAATTCCCAAGGAGACGCTGGTTGCCCCGTTTCATTTCACCCGTGCTGCTGTCAATACTGCTCCTTCTGCCTCTCTCCAGCGAGGCCGCCCGCCGTTCCCCCGTTGACGGCGGTACGGTAACCTCCGGTGTCGGCTGGCGCGTCGACCCCTTCGGCAGCGGCCGCATGGTGTACCACAACGGGTATGACATTGCGGTGCCGACCGGGACCCCGGTCTACCCCACCCAGGTGGGTACCGTTTATTTCGCCGGGCAATACAAGGGGTACGGCAACCTTGTTGCCATACAGCATGGAGAAGGGTATGTCACCTTCTATGGTCACAATGCCGAAGTCCTCGTAAAGGTGGGACAACAGGTAGATTGCAATACCGTCATAGCCCTTGCCGGCAGTACCGGTCGTTCCACCGGCCCCCACGTCCATTATGAAATCAGACAGATTCCCGGATATAAAGAGCATCAGCGGGAGAAGCTTCAGAAGGAGCTGAAGACCGCCGTCGCCGAAAAGATCGAGGGTTGGGTTGAAGGGTACGAGAGCGGCAAAGGCGGGCCCGAGCGGGAAACGATAATGCCGCAAGATCCGTACGAGTAAAGGAGGGGACCTGGCGTGTATCAGCCCGTCATGTCTATCCTTGGTAAAAGCTCCTGTTCCAGCTGGTTCATTCTCTCCATCCCAA from Geobacter sp. DSM 9736 includes the following:
- a CDS encoding 23S rRNA (pseudouridine(1915)-N(3))-methyltransferase RlmH, whose protein sequence is MKLRVLWVGRTQEEWVRRGIEEYAGRIRRYLPLEISEAKEEKGCREEAGRERECARLEKLLPKGARLVLLDERGSRLTSPEFSAFIGRHRDGGASELAFAVGGAYGFAETLRERAAGVISLSPMTFTHQMVRVFLLEQIYRGFTILNGEQYHH
- the gpmI gene encoding 2,3-bisphosphoglycerate-independent phosphoglycerate mutase, whose amino-acid sequence is MPKKPLLLMILDGWGINPRTDNNAIALANTPNMTRLCAEYPCTDIGTSGMSVGLPEGQMGNSEVGHLNVGAGRVVYQDLTRISKAIEEGEFFHNRVLLDCIARTKAAGGRLHLAGLLSDGGVHSHMTHLYGLLELAKREGVREVFIHCLLDGRDTPPKSGAGYLGDLERKIAELGVGRIATVIGRYYAMDRDNRWERVARAYDAIVLGEGAHATSAAEAIERSYMNGITDEFVHPSVITGPDCAPVGTVSDGDGFIFFNYRSDRAREITRSLTDGGFTGFARARYPQLASYVCMTEYDETFGLPVAYPPVQLKNIFGEVISKAGLTQLRIAETEKYAHVTFFFNGGNEVPYPGEERCLIPSPKEVATYDQKPEMSAYAVTEELLQRLDRDAYDVVILNFANPDMVGHTGIIEAAVKAVETVDQCVGRLATKVLEKGGRAIITSDHGNAECMIDDTGGPHTAHTTERVPLILVDNQRRGARLRPGILADIAPTMLELLGLPQPPEMTGKSLIEE
- a CDS encoding M23 family metallopeptidase — protein: MPRFISPVLLSILLLLPLSSEAARRSPVDGGTVTSGVGWRVDPFGSGRMVYHNGYDIAVPTGTPVYPTQVGTVYFAGQYKGYGNLVAIQHGEGYVTFYGHNAEVLVKVGQQVDCNTVIALAGSTGRSTGPHVHYEIRQIPGYKEHQREKLQKELKTAVAEKIEGWVEGYESGKGGPERETIMPQDPYE